Proteins from one Cyanobacteria bacterium QS_8_64_29 genomic window:
- a CDS encoding DUF4079 domain-containing protein, translating to MEGLIPESVKTWAQFFHPVVMLGLFAATLYALYLGLQVRRTRTTEDPNQRKELAKQRFNVRHHQVGGVLLALIPMGAIGGMAVTYLNNGKLFVIPHLFAGLGVVALVALSAALVPFMQQGQLWARYTHISLNGLVVALFGWQAVSGAQILLEIVANL from the coding sequence ATGGAAGGCTTGATTCCCGAATCCGTCAAAACGTGGGCCCAATTTTTCCACCCGGTGGTGATGCTGGGGCTGTTTGCCGCTACACTCTACGCGCTCTATCTGGGGCTGCAGGTGCGGCGCACGCGCACCACTGAGGACCCCAACCAACGCAAGGAACTTGCCAAGCAGCGCTTCAACGTCCGCCACCACCAAGTAGGGGGCGTGCTGCTGGCGCTGATCCCCATGGGCGCCATAGGCGGAATGGCGGTAACCTATCTTAACAACGGCAAGCTCTTTGTCATCCCGCACCTGTTTGCCGGGTTGGGGGTCGTAGCGTTGGTGGCCCTCTCGGCAGCGCTGGTGCCGTTCATGCAGCAGGGCCAGCTCTGGGCGCGCTACACCCACATCAGCCTCAACGGTCTGGTTGTTGCCCTGTTCGGCTGGCAGGCCGTTTCCGGCGCGCAGATCCTGCTCGAGATTGTCGCCAACCTCTAG